The DNA window TCAACGTGAAGCGTTAGGGCCGCGCGGAGGGAGCGCAGACGTGCAGATGTTTTCGTTCACGGCCATGGCCCCGAAGCTGGCGATTGTCCTTGCGATTGCGGCGGTTCTCGTCGTCGTGGCCGGGGCGTCGGCCATCGATTGGGGACTGTCCATCAAGACCAGCGCCTGCGCCCAAGGGAGCAAAATCCTGCTGGGAGAAATCGCCACGCCCTACGGTCCCATACCCGCCGGGACATGGGAGAAGCTGGCGCGCATGGAGTTGTGGCCATCGCCGGAACGGGAAGGGCGCTCCGAGGTATTCTCGCGCCGCATGCTCGCGGAGCTGCTGCGCGAACATCTCGGCGAACTCGCCGTGCGCTGCTCCATTCCTTCGGGGCTGACTGTGCAGCGCGGCGGCGCGCTGCTGGACAAGTCGGCGCTGTTCGCGCGGGTGGAGGAGTATCTCCGGCCCAAACTGGCGCTCATGGGCGGCAGGGCGGAACTGGCGGGCTTCAACGCCCCCGAGGTCGTGTCTCTGGACGAGGGCTACGCCCGATTGGAGATCGAGCTTCTGGACAAGCTCGCCGCCGGCCGGGTCAACTTGCGCATCAAGGCCGTGGCCGGCGACGGCAGGCTCGTGCGCCAGGTGGCGGCCAACGTGTTTGTGGACCATTGGGTGGCCGTGGCCTGCGCTTCCAGGCCAGTGAATCCAGGCGAGGCCATCACGCCGGACATGGTCACCTTTCAGGAAAAGAATCTGGCCTATTTCCGTGGCGCCCCTTGGGACGGCAAAGGCGGTCCCTGGCAGGTCAAACGGCCAGTGGGAACGGAACAGCCTTTCAGTTTGGACATTCTGGAGCCCGTCCCTCTGGTGGTCAAGGGCTCTACGGTTAATCTGGTTTACCAGGGCCGGCACGTGCAACTGGCCATCCAGGCCGAGGCCATGCAGGCCGGCGGCTTGGGCGAAACCATCCCGGTGCGCAACATTCATTCAGGCAAGCTCGTGCAGGCCGTAGTCATGAGCAAGGATACGGTAGCGGTGCGCTGAAGCCGCTCGATATCGTAACGGAGGTTTAGAGATCATGCGTGTGCTCGTACACTTGGCCGTGTTCCTCGTAGCGGCGTCCTTGCCCCTGGTGGCCTGCGCCCCCGGCAAAAAGACGCCGACTGCCATGCCCGTGCTGACCCAGCCTGTGCCGCCACCGCCAGTGTCGCAAAACAACCCGGGCTCGCTGTTCGATGCGGGGCAGAACAGCCTGCTTTTCGAGGACGACCGTGCGCGCAGGGTGGGCGACATCGTGCTCGTGCGCATCGTGGAAACCTCCAGCGGCTCGCATACGGCTGATACGACCTCGGACAAAGATTTGAGCTACCAGGCCGGTGTTACAAACTACTTCGGCCGCAGCAAGGTCGGGATCGCCGGTATCAATTTTCCGGGAACGGTGGGGACCGATCCAATGATCGGGGCCAATACCACTTCGAAGTTCAGCGCCTCGGGCGAAACATCCCGGGAATCGGACCTTACGGCAGCCGTGGGCGCGCGGGTCATCCGCGTGCTTCCCGACGGCCTGCTGCAGGTCGAAGGCGCGCGGCAGATGCGCATCAATGACGAGACGCAGATCCTCGTGGTGCGGGGGCTCGTGCGCAGCAGGGATATCGGACCGGACAACTCCATCTCCTCCAGCCAGATGGCCAACGCCGAGGTCGAGTATTACGGCCAGGGCGTGCTGGCCGACAAGCAGAGGCCAGGCTGGATAGCCCGCATCCTCGACAACATTTGGCCCTTCTAAGGTTTGCGGAGCGCAATACTCATGCGTAGGAAAAACATCTCCCTGGCCGCGGCGCTCGCCGCCTGCATGCTGCTGACCCTGTTCGCCACATCGGCGCAGGCCACGCGCATCAAGGATATCGCCACCTTCAAGGGCGTGCGCAGCAACCAGCTCGTAGGCTACGGCCTGGTTGTGGGCCTGGCCGGCACGGGCGACAACCGCGGCTCGGCGTTCACCATTCAGTCCATGGTCAACATGCTCGAACGCATGGGCGTGCGCGTGGAACAGGAAAATCTGAAGCCCAAGAACGTGGCCGCGGTCATGGTCACGGCCAACCTGCCATCCTCGTCGCGCCCAGGCGCGCGCCTGGACGCGACGATATCCTCCCTGGGCGACGCCAAGAGCCTGCTCGGCGGCGTGCTCATGCTCACGCCAATGCGCGGCGTTGACGGCAACGTCTACGCCCTGGCCCAGGGCCCGCTCACCGTGGGCGGGTACAGCGCCGGCGGCGAGGCTGCCTCGGCCACGTCCAACATCCCAACCGTGGGCATCATTCCGCATGGGGCCACGGTGGAGCGCCAGGTGCCCTTCGAGTTCAACAACCAGGACATAATGACCATCAACCTGAACATCGCCGACTTCAGCACCACCCAGCAGGTGGTGGATAGCATCAATCGCACCCTGGGCGGGCCTTACGCCAGGGCGGCGGACATCTCCACCATCGACATGACCGTGCCCGAGCGTTTCCAGGGCAACCTGGTGCCGCTCATGGCTTCGCTGGAGAACCTGCAGGTCACGCCCGACGCCAGGGCCAAGGTCGTGGTGGACGAGAAGACCGGCACGGTCATCGTGGGCCAGAACGTGCGCCTGAGCCGCGTGGCTATCTCCCACGGCAGCCTGCAGATCATCATCTCGGAGAGCGCCAACGTGAGCCAGCCCCAGCCGTTCAGCCAAGGCCAGACCGTGGTGGTGCCCGAGACCGAGATCCAGGTGCGTGAGGAGAATAACAGGCTCGTGCTCATGGAAGGCGCCACACTCCAGGAATTGGTGGACGGCCTCAACTCCATCGGGGCTACTCCGCGCGACCTGATTTCCATCCTGCGGGCGCTCAGGAGCGCCGGAGCGCTCATGGCCGAATTGGAGGTGATCTAATATGTCCGACCAACTCTTTCCCGGCATGATGAACGAGGTCCAAGACCAGACCGAGCTGTCGAATTACGCCAAGCTTGCAGCCCAGAGCCAAGCGCTACGCCGGCGCTTCGAGTCTCCCAACCAGGACAAGGCCAAGCTCAGGGAAGCTACCCAGGATTTCGAGGCCATCTTCATCGGCAAGCTGTGGGAGCAGATGCGCAACACAGTGCCCAAGGAAGGCTACCTGCACAGCAAGCAGGAAGACTTCTACCTGTCCATGTTCGACCAGGAGCTGTCGCGCAAGCTCGCGGGCTCGGGTGGAATCGGCATCGGTGACATGCTTTACGAGCAGCTCAAGACGCAACTCGTGGAGAAGAGCAAGTCCGCCACTCCGGGTGCGCCGGTGGAGATCAAGCCGCTGCCGGAGGTTGAGCAGGCCAAGCTCAAGACCCGCTCCGAGCCGTCCACTCCGGTCGCGGAGCAGGGCGCTGCCGATCCGGCGGTCCTGCCCCGTGACGAGATATTCCGACGCATCGATCACCTTGCGCTGGAAATCGAAAGCCAGGCGCGGCTCGAAACGGAACAGGCCAAGTCCGCAGGCTTCCCTTTGCCGCACATCGACTGGCCGATCGAAGGCCGGACTGTTTCCCAGTTCGGCTTCGCGGCTCCCACCAATCGCCTGCCGTCCGGTTCCCGCAGCGGCGTGGAGATTGCCGCGCCGGCCCTGTCCAGCGTCTCCGCCTGCCTGGAGGGCGTGGTCACGGCCGTGGAGCGTCGGCCGGACTTGGGCCTTGTGGTGGAAATCGAGCATGGCGACGGACTGCGCAGCGTCTACGGCCATCTGGAGAACGTGCAGGTGAGCCAGGGACAGCGCGTCACCGCTGGCAGAGAAATTGCTCAATTAGCCCCAGAGTATGGCAAAAACGTCCCACGCCTGTACTTCGAGGTCAGGCAGGGCAATATCGCGCTAAACCCGGAACTCCTGCGTACGGCATAGAATCGACAAGGCTGGCAGGGGGCTGGGAGCGAGAGGGGAGTTGAGCAATGAAGCGCCGCATCCTGGACAGCCTGAACCGGCAGAAGAACGCATTGAGCCTTTTGGCTTCGCTGCTCGGGGAAGAATTTTCCTACCTGCGCCAGGGGAACCCCCAGGCCGTGTCGGGCATCGAGTTATCCGTTCAGGACCTCCTGCGCCAGATAACCAGCGAGCGAGTGGAGATGAAGTCCATGATCCAGGCCGTGGCGCCCGGCGCCGCACGCCTGACGGCCTTCATCCAGACCCTGCCCGAGGCCGAACGGCCCGAAGTGGCGGCGCTGCTCGAAGAGCTGGATCGCCGCGAGCAGAACTGCGCGACCCTTGCGGCCAAGAACTTCGAACTGGCCCTGGCGCTGCACGATCAGAGCAGGAAGCTGCTCACCTTCCTCCACGGCAAGATCAATCCCGAACAGAAGGAAACCTATACGGCGCGCGGCAAGTTCCCCAAAACCAAACGCGGAGCCGCCATCCTGCAGGGGAGGCTGTAAATGTCCGGCATCAACAATATCATGGATATCGCCCGCAAGGGCCTCTTCGCCTCCCAGGCGGCCATCGAGGTCACGGGCCAGAACATATCCAACGTGAATACCGTGGGCTATTCCCGCCGCTACGTGCGGCTGGAAGAGAGCCTGCAACTTGACTACAGGCCCGGCCAGATCGGCATGGGCGTGGAGGCGGCCGAGGTTCTGCGACACTTCGACCGCTTCATCGAGACGAACTACCTGGACAAGTCCACTATGCAACAGCGCTACGATACGCTGTTCGGCAGCCTGAAATCCGTGGACAGCCTGCTTTATGAGTCTGACAAAGTCGGCGGAATAAGCAGCTCCCTCACCCAGTTCTTCAGCGACTGGCAAAAGTTGACCACCGAGACTGACAATTACGCGGTGCGCGAGACGCTCCTTGCCGATACCGACAACCTGCTTAGCGTCATTCATCAGGCCGACGCGCAGATGACTCGCATGCAGCAGCAGGCCAACGAGTTCATCCAGCAGGACGTGAACGACATTAACCTGATCCTGGACAAGATCGCCGGCATCAACGGGCAGCTCAAGCAAGTCGAGATTCCGGGCCAGAATAACGCCAACGCCCTGCGCGACGATCGCGACAGGCTCGTGCGCGAACTGGCCGGCAAGCTCGACATCAACGTCATCACGCGCGGCAACGAGCAAGACTTTACCATCACCACCAAGGCCGGTCACACCCTGCTGCAGAACGATCAGACCTTCAGCCTGAAGTTCGAAGGGCCGCGGGTCACTAGCAGCTTGGTTGCGGGTTCCACGTTTGGCGCGGATGGCAAGCTTTACTTCGATGGCATGGATGACTTCGAGTACACCATTGATTTCGTGAGCGCCGGAACGGCGGGTTCCGAGTATTCGGGCGACCCGGCCACGGCAGCCATGTTCCGTGTGTCCTTGGACGGCGGCAAGACTTGGCTCAAGGATGAAAATGGAGTGGAACTGCAATTCCCGGCCGGCGATGAGGCGCACTTGGTTGAAGTGCGCGGGGTGAAGATATGGTTCGGTCAGCAGGGCTCCTCCTTGACCCCCCCCTCCAATGGGCCCGAAGTCGGAGATGACTTCATCGTAGCACCCAAATCCGGTGTGTACTGGTACCAGGACACCTCG is part of the Desulfocurvibacter africanus subsp. africanus DSM 2603 genome and encodes:
- the flgA gene encoding flagellar basal body P-ring formation chaperone FlgA; protein product: MFSFTAMAPKLAIVLAIAAVLVVVAGASAIDWGLSIKTSACAQGSKILLGEIATPYGPIPAGTWEKLARMELWPSPEREGRSEVFSRRMLAELLREHLGELAVRCSIPSGLTVQRGGALLDKSALFARVEEYLRPKLALMGGRAELAGFNAPEVVSLDEGYARLEIELLDKLAAGRVNLRIKAVAGDGRLVRQVAANVFVDHWVAVACASRPVNPGEAITPDMVTFQEKNLAYFRGAPWDGKGGPWQVKRPVGTEQPFSLDILEPVPLVVKGSTVNLVYQGRHVQLAIQAEAMQAGGLGETIPVRNIHSGKLVQAVVMSKDTVAVR
- the flgK gene encoding flagellar hook-associated protein FlgK; protein product: MSGINNIMDIARKGLFASQAAIEVTGQNISNVNTVGYSRRYVRLEESLQLDYRPGQIGMGVEAAEVLRHFDRFIETNYLDKSTMQQRYDTLFGSLKSVDSLLYESDKVGGISSSLTQFFSDWQKLTTETDNYAVRETLLADTDNLLSVIHQADAQMTRMQQQANEFIQQDVNDINLILDKIAGINGQLKQVEIPGQNNANALRDDRDRLVRELAGKLDINVITRGNEQDFTITTKAGHTLLQNDQTFSLKFEGPRVTSSLVAGSTFGADGKLYFDGMDDFEYTIDFVSAGTAGSEYSGDPATAAMFRVSLDGGKTWLKDENGVELQFPAGDEAHLVEVRGVKIWFGQQGSSLTPPSNGPEVGDDFIVAPKSGVYWYQDTSTSENITPQIYANGEDNNRRITGGSLAGFFNFRDNYIGQYRDKLDALAKELIWSVNSIHSEGAGLKKLSEATGTYQVFDSTVPLVNDTSGLFFRDKLQSGNLQFYVYDGTGAMVGTQSLDFSAYGITPGNPNFDPENHSLEDVRDAFNDAFNGMFPPPPPAVPVQASIVNGSLRIASGNGHTFGFGQDSTGLLAGLGINTYFSGTDATSIEINSAVASNTSLINAGHYNGAGEINKGDNLIALDIAALKDTKLDIHTDFGGTSHQTLSEFYNALVSSVGADTSGAQFNFSYQNSLAQDLDAQQQSLSGVNLDEEMSNLIKFQHSYTAAAKLISTADQMLQTLLGLKP
- a CDS encoding flagellar basal body L-ring protein FlgH, with protein sequence MRVLVHLAVFLVAASLPLVACAPGKKTPTAMPVLTQPVPPPPVSQNNPGSLFDAGQNSLLFEDDRARRVGDIVLVRIVETSSGSHTADTTSDKDLSYQAGVTNYFGRSKVGIAGINFPGTVGTDPMIGANTTSKFSASGETSRESDLTAAVGARVIRVLPDGLLQVEGARQMRINDETQILVVRGLVRSRDIGPDNSISSSQMANAEVEYYGQGVLADKQRPGWIARILDNIWPF
- a CDS encoding peptidoglycan DD-metalloendopeptidase family protein, which codes for MSDQLFPGMMNEVQDQTELSNYAKLAAQSQALRRRFESPNQDKAKLREATQDFEAIFIGKLWEQMRNTVPKEGYLHSKQEDFYLSMFDQELSRKLAGSGGIGIGDMLYEQLKTQLVEKSKSATPGAPVEIKPLPEVEQAKLKTRSEPSTPVAEQGAADPAVLPRDEIFRRIDHLALEIESQARLETEQAKSAGFPLPHIDWPIEGRTVSQFGFAAPTNRLPSGSRSGVEIAAPALSSVSACLEGVVTAVERRPDLGLVVEIEHGDGLRSVYGHLENVQVSQGQRVTAGREIAQLAPEYGKNVPRLYFEVRQGNIALNPELLRTA
- a CDS encoding flagellar basal body P-ring protein FlgI — encoded protein: MRRKNISLAAALAACMLLTLFATSAQATRIKDIATFKGVRSNQLVGYGLVVGLAGTGDNRGSAFTIQSMVNMLERMGVRVEQENLKPKNVAAVMVTANLPSSSRPGARLDATISSLGDAKSLLGGVLMLTPMRGVDGNVYALAQGPLTVGGYSAGGEAASATSNIPTVGIIPHGATVERQVPFEFNNQDIMTINLNIADFSTTQQVVDSINRTLGGPYARAADISTIDMTVPERFQGNLVPLMASLENLQVTPDARAKVVVDEKTGTVIVGQNVRLSRVAISHGSLQIIISESANVSQPQPFSQGQTVVVPETEIQVREENNRLVLMEGATLQELVDGLNSIGATPRDLISILRALRSAGALMAELEVI
- the flgN gene encoding flagellar export chaperone FlgN, whose protein sequence is MKRRILDSLNRQKNALSLLASLLGEEFSYLRQGNPQAVSGIELSVQDLLRQITSERVEMKSMIQAVAPGAARLTAFIQTLPEAERPEVAALLEELDRREQNCATLAAKNFELALALHDQSRKLLTFLHGKINPEQKETYTARGKFPKTKRGAAILQGRL